The following are from one region of the Erwinia billingiae Eb661 genome:
- the tehB gene encoding tellurite resistance methyltransferase TehB — protein sequence MIVRPDDYYTEKYQLSPTHSEVLEALQLIAPGRALDVGCGSGRNSLYLNLKGFEVTGWDNNPASLARLNQIIADEQLTGIETAEKDLNDLRFNGGWDFVLSTVVMMFLQPETIQQLIADMQASTVKGGYNLIVAAMDTDDYPCDQGFPFAFKSGELSDYYRKWHILKYNEHVGQLHRTDEHGNRISLRFATLLAQKEITKD from the coding sequence ATGATTGTCAGGCCCGATGACTACTACACCGAAAAATATCAGCTTTCCCCGACCCATTCTGAGGTGCTGGAAGCCCTGCAACTGATCGCGCCTGGGCGGGCGCTGGACGTTGGCTGCGGCAGTGGCCGAAATTCGCTTTACCTCAACCTGAAAGGGTTTGAGGTTACCGGATGGGATAATAATCCGGCCAGCCTGGCGCGGCTGAACCAGATTATTGCCGATGAGCAGCTGACCGGGATCGAGACCGCAGAAAAAGATCTCAACGATCTGCGTTTCAACGGCGGCTGGGATTTTGTACTGTCTACCGTGGTGATGATGTTTTTGCAGCCGGAAACCATCCAGCAGTTGATTGCCGATATGCAGGCCAGCACGGTCAAAGGCGGCTATAACCTGATTGTTGCGGCGATGGATACCGACGATTATCCGTGCGATCAGGGCTTCCCTTTCGCCTTCAAATCCGGTGAGCTTAGCGATTACTACCGCAAATGGCACATCCTGAAATACAACGAGCACGTCGGTCAGCTGCATCGTACTGACGAGCACGGCAATCGTATTTCGCTGCGCTTTGCCACCTTGCTGGCACAGAAAGAGATCACGAAAGACTAA
- the ppx gene encoding exopolyphosphatase gives MPISQKNTPKPQEFAAIDLGSNSFHMVIARVVDGAMQVLGRLKQRVHLADGLDHNNVLGEEAIERGLSCLALFAERLQGFSPANVTIVGTHTLREAVNAEDFLRRAADVIPYPIEVISGNEEARLIFMGVEHTQPEKGRKLVIDIGGGSTEMVIGEDFEPKLVESRRMGCVSFANLYFPGGVISKENFRRARLAAAQKLETMAWQYRLTGWQFALGASGSIKAACEVLLAMGEKEKLITPERIEMLYDEVIKHKSFDALSLPGLSEERKAVFVPGLAILSGVFDALAIRELRLSDGALREGVLYEMEGRFRHQDIRSRTAQSLANHYAIDSDQARRVLETTEKLYLQWREQNPKLTNPQLSAMLKWAAMLHEVGLTINHSGMQRHSAYILQNTNLPGFNQDQQTLLATLVRFHRKAVKVDEMPRLTLFKKKQFLPLVFLLRLATLLNNQRQATNTPDVLKLDTDDGHWTLTFPVDYFSQNNLVQLDLEREQSYWKEVTGWQLTIQEENKP, from the coding sequence ATGCCAATATCCCAGAAAAATACGCCCAAACCGCAGGAATTCGCCGCAATCGACCTGGGCTCGAACAGTTTTCATATGGTGATTGCCCGCGTGGTGGATGGTGCCATGCAGGTGCTCGGCAGGTTGAAACAGCGGGTTCATCTGGCCGACGGCCTGGATCACAATAACGTGCTGGGCGAAGAGGCGATTGAGCGCGGGTTAAGCTGCCTGGCGCTGTTTGCCGAACGTTTGCAGGGTTTCAGCCCGGCCAATGTGACCATCGTGGGTACTCACACGCTGCGTGAAGCGGTAAACGCCGAAGATTTTCTGCGTCGTGCCGCCGATGTCATCCCCTACCCGATTGAGGTGATTTCCGGCAATGAAGAGGCCCGTCTGATCTTTATGGGCGTCGAGCACACGCAGCCGGAGAAAGGACGCAAGCTGGTCATTGATATCGGCGGCGGCTCAACGGAAATGGTCATCGGGGAAGACTTCGAGCCCAAGCTGGTCGAGAGCCGCCGCATGGGCTGCGTCAGTTTTGCTAACCTCTACTTCCCTGGCGGCGTGATCAGCAAAGAGAATTTCCGCCGTGCCCGCCTGGCCGCTGCGCAAAAGCTGGAAACCATGGCCTGGCAATATCGCCTGACAGGTTGGCAGTTTGCCCTCGGCGCGTCTGGCAGCATCAAAGCCGCCTGTGAAGTGTTGCTGGCGATGGGTGAGAAAGAGAAGCTCATCACGCCTGAACGCATTGAGATGCTGTACGACGAAGTGATCAAACATAAATCGTTTGATGCCCTGAGCCTGCCAGGCCTGTCTGAAGAGCGCAAAGCGGTGTTTGTGCCGGGCTTAGCCATCCTCAGCGGCGTGTTCGATGCGCTGGCCATTCGCGAACTGCGTCTGTCGGACGGCGCGCTGCGTGAAGGCGTGCTGTATGAAATGGAAGGTCGGTTCCGTCATCAGGATATTCGTAGCCGGACCGCGCAAAGTCTGGCCAATCATTATGCCATCGACAGCGACCAGGCGCGACGCGTGCTGGAAACCACCGAAAAACTCTACCTTCAATGGCGCGAACAGAATCCGAAGCTGACCAATCCACAGCTGTCAGCCATGCTGAAATGGGCCGCGATGCTGCATGAAGTCGGACTGACCATCAACCACAGCGGCATGCAGCGCCACTCCGCGTATATCCTGCAAAATACCAATCTGCCGGGCTTTAACCAGGATCAACAAACGCTGCTGGCAACCCTGGTACGCTTCCACCGTAAAGCGGTGAAAGTCGATGAAATGCCTCGTCTTACCCTGTTCAAGAAAAAGCAGTTCCTGCCGTTAGTGTTCCTGTTGCGCCTTGCCACGCTGCTGAATAATCAGCGTCAGGCCACCAACACGCCGGACGTGCTGAAACTGGATACGGATGATGGCCACTGGACGCTGACTTTCCCGGTCGACTATTTCAGCCAGAACAACCTGGTACAGCTCGATTTAGAACGCGAGCAAAGCTACTGGAAAGAGGTTACTGGCTGGCAGTTAACGATTCAGGAAGAGAACAAGCCATGA